From the genome of Salvelinus namaycush isolate Seneca chromosome 10, SaNama_1.0, whole genome shotgun sequence, one region includes:
- the LOC120055140 gene encoding E3 ubiquitin-protein ligase RNF220-like: MDLHRPSFKMDSSSYLPSPLASPALMVLASTAEAGHDSSIPCQAPRPFGVPISEKELHLPFPSGSYTFASMYHRQGPVSSHGTFPARDFPASLLHLHPQFHPPNLDCSSLGMLNHSGVGAFRPFSSPPEEREVRGYQSAFTPAKRLKGCYTDSERKQYEFGGGRILSGSPWSLKAAEDSGRKLFAVSGLLSDSEALSSPEDRKEGCKGNVLYDSQAPVCPVCHAVLRPGELQEHMEQEMGRLTQLQISPSHYLCTLNVRGDPPPLPPAHLKTPTQTDTSRLPPLVLVLRQTHPISSPQRNSPDSTQTVRIGKLKRRKADEVQDILVDLGGEGVQWRERRRLQMTSMLGGFKGSVFVSSSTSNEGRGDSDADLDVDGDDTADYGRAQYTEADIIPCSQREPGEVEERKALRGAVLNVGTLSNRVTLEHSKWTNEGCPSTSNGERNKLDNSIISLHRTCKNSDIETVSEDSALTTLDALKTRIRDLEKQMSRGDRYKCLICMDTYTTPLTSIQCWHVHCEECWLRTLGAKKLCPQCNTITSPGDLRRVYL; the protein is encoded by the exons ATGGACCTCCACCGGCCCTCCTTTAAGATGGACAGCTCCTCCTACCTGCCCAGTCCCCTGGCCTCCCCAGCCCTAATGGTGCTGGCCTCCACAGCCGAGGCTGGCCACGATTCCTCCATCCCCTGCCAGGCCCCACGGCCTTTCGGGGTCCCCATCTCCGAGAAGGAGCTCCACCTCCCCTTCCCCTCTGGCTCCTACACATTTGCCTCCATGTACCACCGCCAGGGGCCCGTCTCCAGCCATGGCACCTTCCCCGCCAGAGACTTCCCTGCCTCCCTGCTCCACCTCCACCCCCAGTTCCACCCCCCCAACCTGGACTGCTCATCTCTAGGGATGCTCAACCACAGCGGGGTAGGGGCCTTCAGACCCTTCTCCTCCccgcctgaggagagggaggtcaggggTTATCAGTCAGCCTTCACCCCTGCTAAGAGGCTCAAGGGCTGCTATACCGACTCGGAAAGGAAGCAGTATGAGTTTGGAGGAGGGCGTATTCTCTCTGGTTCGCCGTGGTCGCTCAAAGCCGCTGAGGATTCTGGGAGGAAGTTGTTTGCGGTGTCTGGCCTGCTGTCAGACAGTGAGGCCTTGTCTAGTCCTGAGGACCGTAAGGAAGGCT GTAAGGGGAACGTCCTGTATGACTCCCAGGCCCCAGTGTGTCCTGTGTGCCATGCTGTATTACGACCAGGTGAGCTACAGGAGCACATGGAGCAGGAGATGGGCAGACTGACACAGTTACAAATCAG TCCCTCTCACTATCTCTGCACATTAAACGTGAGGGGGGATCCCCCACCTCTCCCCCCTGCCCACCTGAAGACCCCCACTCAGACAGATACCAG TCGATTACCTCCGCTGGTGCTGGTGCTACGCCAAACCCACCCCATTTCATCCCCACAACGAAACTCCCCAGACAGCACACAAACTG TCAGGATCGGCAAGCTGAAGAGGAGGAAAGCGGACGAAGTTCAG GACATTTtggtggacctgggaggagagggggtgcAGTGGAGGGAGCGGAGGAGGTTACAGATGACATCCATGCTGGGGGGGTTTAAAG GGTCGGTATTTGTGAGCAGCAGCACATCTAATGAGGGCCGCGGTGACAGTGATGCTGACCTGGACGTTGATGGAGACGACACCGCGGACTACGGAAGAGCACA ATATACAGAGGCAGACATCATCCCCTGTTCACAACGGGAGcctggggaggtggaggagaggaaagcACTGAGGGGGGCTGTTTTAAA TGTTGGAACTCTGTCCAACAGAGTAACTCTGGAACATTCGAAATGGACAAATGAGG GATGTCCATCCACCAGCAACGGAGAACGCAACAAACTGGACAACAGCATAATCTCCCTACACAGGACCTGTAAAAACAGTGACATAGAGAC ggtctCTGAGGATTCGGCACTCACGACACTCGATGCACTAAAAACTCGGATACGAGACCTAGAGAAGCAGATGTCCAGAGGAGACAGATACAAATGTCTCATCTGTATG GACACATATACTACGCCCCTCACCTCCATCCAGTGCTGGCACGTCCACTGTGAGGAGTGCTGGCTCCGCACACTg GGGGCTAAGAAGCTTTGTCCACAGTGTAACACCATAACTTCACCTGGGGATCTGAGACGGGTGTATCTGTAA